Proteins from a single region of Mytilus trossulus isolate FHL-02 chromosome 2, PNRI_Mtr1.1.1.hap1, whole genome shotgun sequence:
- the LOC134705901 gene encoding uncharacterized protein LOC134705901 codes for MLLYITKTWTSLTSNCLPVIRSTFCHIISFYGTLTYIYKEVDNEEDTDTSDSEEDIIIPHFKKKSSWIPKPSKSATLEDVINKIKSDVVHLASNKYSSFYNTSPDGKKAIQSLRNRDDIVIKPADKGSAVVIMDKANYIAEAVRQLSDERFYKKLNYDPTSEFSSKIITALQTMYNDSHIDEDTIGYLKPENAKPVRLYLLPKIHKVNNPGRPIVSANGHPTEKISEFVDFHLRSHVENLPSHIQDTTDYLRKMESMNPLPPETLLVTLDVTSLYTNIHHDDGIQSCREIWDSRNILEPPTECLVQQLTLVLKCNNFTFNGEHYLQINGTAMGTKMAPSYANIFMGKLKNQIISTSLSKPLSWFRFIDDVDMKWIESQQKLDDFIRHANNAQHSIKFTYEISDSKISFLDTTTSIKDGVISTDLYCKPTDKHQYLSPQSCHPKHCTKSIPYSQALRVKRICSSEEAVTKRLPELRVFF; via the coding sequence ATGCTCTTATATATCACAAAAACATGGACAAGTTTGACTTCTAACTGTTTGCCTGTCATACGCAGTACGTTTTGCcatatcatttcattttatggtacacttacatatatatataaagaggtGGATAATGAGGAGGACACAGACACGTCTGACTCGGAGGAAGACATCATAATTCCGCATTTTAAAAAGAAGAGTTCATGGATTCCAAAACCTAGTAAATCTGCTACACTGGAAGATGTTATCAACAAAATCAAATCGGATGTTGTTCATCTAGCTAGCAACAAGTACTCGTCATTTTACAACACCTCTCCTGACGGGAAAAAAGCCATACAATCGCTGAGAAACCGAGATGATATTGTGATAAAACCAGCAGACAAGGGCAGTGCCGTTGTGATAATGGACAAAGCTAACTACATCGCGGAAGCAGTGCGTCAGCTCTCTGATGAGAGATTTTATAAGAAGCTAAACTATGACCCTACTTCCGAGTTTAGCTCCAAAATTATCACTGCGTTACAAACCATGTACAATGACAGTCACATAGATGAGGATacaattggttatttaaagcCAGAGAATGCCAAGCCTGTTCGATTGTATCTTCTTCCCAAAATACACAAGGTTAACAACCCTGGTAGACCCATTGTATCCGCAAACGGCCATCCGACTGAGAAAATCTCGGAATTCGTCGATTTTCATTTAAGATCTCATGTAGAAAATCTTCCTTCCCACATTCAAGACACTACAGATTATCTTCGTAAAATGGAATCCATGAACCCTCTTCCTCCGGAAACCCTCCTTGTCACTTTAGATGTCACCTCATTGTATACCAACATACATCATGATGACGGCATACAATCTTGTAGGGAAATATGGGACTCGCGCAACATTTTAGAACCACCTACTGAATGTTTAGTCCAGCAGCTTACTCTGGTCCTGAAATGCAACAATTTCACCTTTAATGGTGAGCATTACCTTCAAATTAACGGGACAGCGATGGGGACGAAAATGGCACCGTCTTACGCCAATATTTTCatgggaaaattaaaaaatcaaattatttcaacatCTTTATCCAAACCTTTGTCTTGGTTCCGTTTCATTGatgatgttgacatgaaatggATTGAATCTCAACAAAAACTGGATGATTTCATCAGACATGCAAACAACGCCcaacattcaattaaatttacgtATGAAATTTCCGACTCTAAGATATCTTTCTTAGACACAACCACATCTATAAAGGACGGTGTCATATCAACAGACCTCTACTGTAAACCCACAGATAAACATCAATACCTTTCTCCACAAAGCTGTCACCCAAAACACTGTACAAAAAGTATCCCGTACAGTCAAGCTCTCAGAGTCAAGCGTATTTGCTCCTCTGAGGAGGCTGTCACGAAACGGTTACCGGAACTTCGcgtttttttttga
- the LOC134705902 gene encoding uncharacterized protein LOC134705902, whose amino-acid sequence MRLDSGDIFSLTFSATSGGFVKYLDRDTNQIQSTNYYSGKTRENVINFKFDYEVPVHCIGDSTPCLEKSPLRLEEDITKNPITPHWDGWRDELSGILRYSVEFWRMEYSLDYMQLREPLITQTSNPVPDYLQEVNFTTPLQFPTFSPSKPGVYSCILEVSDKANNSQYARRFVIFDKTSLVTTRNHNPLYCSSASKSTNFTWQTTINDENGQTRINIAWKDHFVNLVHEEGHFLSPVLSYEPRLTDGGRRIDYKKIYPAFDDNEGSRTRNAISNVNSIVLFEFAHQIPPVIICSLNWENSSLTQNWSLTVPSIKDG is encoded by the exons ATGCGATTAGATTCAGGAGATAT attttctCTAACTTTTAGTGCAACATCAGGAGGGTTTGTGAAGTATCTGGATCGAGacacaaatcaaatacaaagtACAAATTATTACAGTGGAAAAACCAGGGAAAacgttataaattttaaatttgattatgaaGTGCCTGTCCATTGTATTGGCGATTCAACGCCTTGTTTGGAAAAATCACCACTTCGTTTAGAAGAAGATATAACAAAG AATCCGATAACTCCCCACTGGGATGGTTGGCGTGATGAACTATCAGGCATTTTGCGATATTCTGTAGAGTTTTGGAGGATGGAATACAGCCTTGATTACATGCAGCTTCGAGAACCACTAATCACACAAACATCAAACCCTGTTCCAGATTACTTACAGGAAGTAAATTTTACCACACCTCTACAATTTCCAACATTTTCTCCTTCGAAACCTGGCGTTTATTCCTGTATCCTTGAGGTTAGTGATAAAGCCAACAACTCACAGTATGCAAGAAGATttgtaatatttgataaaacatcCCTGGTGACAACCAGAAATCATAACCCTTTATATTGCTCTTCTGCTTCAAAATCGACTAATTTCACTTGGCAGACAACTATAAATGACGAAAACGGACAAACTAGAATTAATATCGCATGGAAGGACCACTTTGTAAATCTAGTGCATGAAGAAGGCCATTTTTTAAGTCCTGTTTTAAGCTATGAACCCAGATTGACTGATGGTGGTCGAAGAATTgattataagaaaatatatcCTGCTTTTGACGACAACGAAGGTTCCAGGACAAGAAATGctatttcaaatgtaaatagCATTGTACTTTTTGAATTTGCACATCAGATACCCCCAGTTATAATCTGCAGTTTAAACTGGGAAAATTCAAGTCTGACACAAAACTGGTCACTAACAGTTCCAAGTATCAAGGATGGT
- the LOC134705271 gene encoding uncharacterized protein LOC134705271, with protein sequence MGSQAIDSTTIHFDSTPPRILSSNLNYNIEDGQYKLSSRLTINARDNDSGVPTVKIRIVTMSGIEKYKHEFKNPVVENTSLCPSCYEDSIGNSYRPSMSFEINNCWMNVGIEENNTEMHTLEIGVYNGAMLAAMQIENITDVKSLKGIQQYFGVENLTITSISDTSIQLKWVKPETCYDLLGIKLMLTHSHNITEEHKIFKSARTVYIGNLNPSTSYTFQMFAKYGPDEDNFDMSAPVEGSFSTAAKLEHRDFKEILVQNVILAA encoded by the exons ATGGGTAGTCAAGCAATCGATAGTACAACTATTCACTTTGATTCCACACCACCCCGTATATTATCCTCAAATCTTAATTATAACATAGAAGACGGACAATACAAATTGTCAAGCAG aTTAACTATCAATGCAAGGGACAATGACAGTGGCGTACCTACGGTTAAAATAAGAATAGTTACAATGTCTGGGATTGAAAAATACAAGCATGAATTTAAAAATCCTGTTGTTGAG AACACGAGTTTGTGCCCATCCTGCTATGAAGATAGCATAGGTAATTCGTATAGACCAAGTATGTCGTTTGAGATCAATAATTGCTGGATGAATGTTGGAATTGAGGAAAACAATACTGAGATGCACACATTGGAAATAGGAGTTTACAATGGTGCTATGTTAGCAGCAATGCAAATAGAAAAT ataactgacgttaaaagtttaaaaggaaTTCAACAAT ATTTTGGTGTAGAGAACTTAACTATTACAAGCATTTCTGATACTAGTATTCAACTTAAATGGGTCAAACCTGAAACTTGTTACGATCTTCTTGGAATAAAGTTAATGCTGACCCATAGCCATAATATAACCGAAGAACACAAAATCTTCAAATCTGCGAGAACAGTTTATATTGGGAACCTCAATCCATCAACATCCTacacatttcaaatgtttgcaAAATACGGACCCGATGAAGATAACTTTGATATGAGTGCTCCTGTGGAAGGCTCATTTTCAACAGCAGCTAAAC TTGAACACAGagatttcaaagaaatattggTACAAAATGTCATCTTGGCAGCTTGA